In Oryza glaberrima chromosome 8, OglaRS2, whole genome shotgun sequence, the following are encoded in one genomic region:
- the LOC127781561 gene encoding probable monogalactosyldiacylglycerol synthase 2, chloroplastic isoform X2, translated as MVISVATPRRSIRDAVLGGVLGAGGRQLYQPLRCAFYDGAAGGGLTAALSEDGAEGGVPLPCGRKTAAAKNVLILMSDTGGGHRASAEALRDAFRLEFGDAYQVFVRDLGKEYGGWPLNDMERSYKFMIRHVRLWKVAFHGTSPRWVHGMYLAALAYFYANEVVAGIMRYNPDIIISVHPLMQHIPLWVLKWQSLHPKVPFVTVITDLNTCHPTWFHHGVTRCYCPSAEVAKRALLRGLEPSQIRVYGLPIRPSFCRAVLDKDELRKELDMDPDLPAVLLMGGGEGMGPVEETARALSDELYDRRRRRPVGQIVVICGRNQVLRSTLQSSRWNVPVKIRGFEKQMEKWMGACDCIITKAGPGTIAEALIRGLPIILNDFIPGQDVRWEDSS; from the exons atggtgatCTCGGTCGCCACCCCCCGCCGCTCCATCCGCGACGCCGTGCTGGGTGGCGTGCTCGGCGCCGGAGGCCGCCAGCTCTACCAGCCCCTCCGCTGCGCCTTctacgacggcgccgccgggggcggCCTCACCGCCGCGCTCTCGGAGGATGGAGCCGAGGGCGGCGTCCCCCTCCCGTGcgggaggaagacggcggcggcgaagaacgTGCTCATCCTCATGAgcgacaccggcggcggccaccgcgcatCCGCCGAGGCCCTCCGCGACGCCTTCCGCCTCGAGTTCGGCGACGCCTACCAG GTGTTCGTGAGAGATTTGGGGAAGGAGTACGGCGGGTGGCCACTGAACGACATGGAGCGGTCGTACAAGTTCATGATCCGCCATGTCCGGCTCTGGAAGGTGGCGTTCCACGGCACTTCGCCGCGCTGGGTGCACGGCATGTACCTCGCCGCGCTGGCCTATTTCTACGCCAA CGAGGTGGTGGCCGGGATCATGAGGTACAACCCCGACATTATCATCAGCGTGCACCCGCTGATGCAGCACATCCCGCTGTGGGTGCTCAAGTGGCAGAGCCTCCACCCCAAGGTGCCATTCGTCACCGTCATCACCGACCTCAACACCTGCCACCCGACATG GTTCCACCATGGCGTGACGAGGTGCTACTGCCCGTCGGCGGAGGTGGCCAAGAGGGCACTGCTCCGGGGGCTCGAGCCGTCCCAAATCCGTGTGTACGGGTTGCCGATCAGGCCGTCCTTCTGCCGCGCCGTGCTCGACAAG GATGAGCTGAGGAAAGAGCTGGACATGGATCCCGACCTGCCTGCAGTGCTActgatgggcggcggcgaggggatgggtccggtggaggagacggcgagAGCACTCAGCGACGAGCTCTACGATCGCCGGAGACGCCGGCCTGTCGGGCAGATCGTTGTCATCTGTGGCAGGAACCAGGTGCTGCGGTCCACGCTGCAGTCGTCACGGTGGAATGTCCCTGTCAAG ATTAGAGGGTTCGAAAAGCAGATGGAGAAGTGGATGGGCGCTTGCGATTGCATCATCACAAAG GCTGGTCCTGGTACAATTGCAGAGGCCCTGATAAGAGGACTCCCAATTATTCTCAACGACTTCATACCTGGACAG GACGTTAGATGGGAAGATTCCTCATGA
- the LOC127781561 gene encoding probable monogalactosyldiacylglycerol synthase 2, chloroplastic isoform X1: protein MVISVATPRRSIRDAVLGGVLGAGGRQLYQPLRCAFYDGAAGGGLTAALSEDGAEGGVPLPCGRKTAAAKNVLILMSDTGGGHRASAEALRDAFRLEFGDAYQVFVRDLGKEYGGWPLNDMERSYKFMIRHVRLWKVAFHGTSPRWVHGMYLAALAYFYANEVVAGIMRYNPDIIISVHPLMQHIPLWVLKWQSLHPKVPFVTVITDLNTCHPTWFHHGVTRCYCPSAEVAKRALLRGLEPSQIRVYGLPIRPSFCRAVLDKDELRKELDMDPDLPAVLLMGGGEGMGPVEETARALSDELYDRRRRRPVGQIVVICGRNQVLRSTLQSSRWNVPVKIRGFEKQMEKWMGACDCIITKAGPGTIAEALIRGLPIILNDFIPGQEVGNVPYVVDNGAGVFSKDPREAARQVARWFTTHTNELRRYSLNALKLAQPEAVFDIVKDIHKLQQQPATVTRIPYSLTSSFSYSI, encoded by the exons atggtgatCTCGGTCGCCACCCCCCGCCGCTCCATCCGCGACGCCGTGCTGGGTGGCGTGCTCGGCGCCGGAGGCCGCCAGCTCTACCAGCCCCTCCGCTGCGCCTTctacgacggcgccgccgggggcggCCTCACCGCCGCGCTCTCGGAGGATGGAGCCGAGGGCGGCGTCCCCCTCCCGTGcgggaggaagacggcggcggcgaagaacgTGCTCATCCTCATGAgcgacaccggcggcggccaccgcgcatCCGCCGAGGCCCTCCGCGACGCCTTCCGCCTCGAGTTCGGCGACGCCTACCAG GTGTTCGTGAGAGATTTGGGGAAGGAGTACGGCGGGTGGCCACTGAACGACATGGAGCGGTCGTACAAGTTCATGATCCGCCATGTCCGGCTCTGGAAGGTGGCGTTCCACGGCACTTCGCCGCGCTGGGTGCACGGCATGTACCTCGCCGCGCTGGCCTATTTCTACGCCAA CGAGGTGGTGGCCGGGATCATGAGGTACAACCCCGACATTATCATCAGCGTGCACCCGCTGATGCAGCACATCCCGCTGTGGGTGCTCAAGTGGCAGAGCCTCCACCCCAAGGTGCCATTCGTCACCGTCATCACCGACCTCAACACCTGCCACCCGACATG GTTCCACCATGGCGTGACGAGGTGCTACTGCCCGTCGGCGGAGGTGGCCAAGAGGGCACTGCTCCGGGGGCTCGAGCCGTCCCAAATCCGTGTGTACGGGTTGCCGATCAGGCCGTCCTTCTGCCGCGCCGTGCTCGACAAG GATGAGCTGAGGAAAGAGCTGGACATGGATCCCGACCTGCCTGCAGTGCTActgatgggcggcggcgaggggatgggtccggtggaggagacggcgagAGCACTCAGCGACGAGCTCTACGATCGCCGGAGACGCCGGCCTGTCGGGCAGATCGTTGTCATCTGTGGCAGGAACCAGGTGCTGCGGTCCACGCTGCAGTCGTCACGGTGGAATGTCCCTGTCAAG ATTAGAGGGTTCGAAAAGCAGATGGAGAAGTGGATGGGCGCTTGCGATTGCATCATCACAAAG GCTGGTCCTGGTACAATTGCAGAGGCCCTGATAAGAGGACTCCCAATTATTCTCAACGACTTCATACCTGGACAG GAAGTCGGGAATGTGCCTTACGTCGTGGACAATGGTGCCGGTGTGTTCTCCAAGGACCCGAGGGAAGCCGCGAGACAGGTTGCCAGATGGTTCACCACACACACAAACGAGCTCCGGAGATACTCCCTCAACGCGCTGAAGCTAGCGCAGCCAGAAGCCGTGTTCGACATCGTGAAGGACATCCACAAGCTCCAGCAGCAGCCTGCCACGGTGACGCGGATCCCTTACTCCCTGACCTCATCGTTCTCATACAGCATATGA